The Beijerinckiaceae bacterium genome has a window encoding:
- a CDS encoding 5-formyltetrahydrofolate cyclo-ligase, protein MSLAVKKASLRARALARRGETTAETAAAFAARLAAEGLALVQRLRPLIASAYFPLANEPSTLPLLKNLAAAGVKTALPVTGRLGTPLVFRLWRPGDPTLKGKMAIEEPLPTAPEVAPDLLFVPLAAFDRTGQRIGYGAGFYDRSLAQLRAKKTIYAVGVAYASQEVPEVPHEAHDERLDYVLTENELIDCRAQL, encoded by the coding sequence ATGTCCCTCGCAGTTAAAAAAGCGTCCCTGCGCGCGAGGGCCCTCGCGCGGCGCGGCGAGACCACCGCCGAGACCGCGGCTGCCTTCGCCGCACGGCTGGCGGCGGAGGGCCTTGCCCTTGTTCAGCGTCTGCGACCCTTGATCGCCTCGGCCTATTTTCCGCTGGCAAATGAGCCCTCGACCTTGCCGCTTCTGAAAAATCTTGCCGCTGCCGGGGTCAAAACCGCTCTGCCGGTGACCGGCCGGCTCGGCACACCGCTGGTGTTCCGGCTGTGGCGGCCGGGAGACCCTACGCTGAAGGGCAAAATGGCGATCGAGGAGCCGCTGCCGACGGCCCCTGAAGTGGCGCCGGATCTCCTGTTTGTGCCGCTTGCGGCCTTCGACCGGACAGGCCAAAGGATCGGCTATGGCGCCGGCTTTTATGACCGCAGCCTGGCCCAGCTGCGGGCGAAAAAGACGATTTATGCCGTAGGTGTTGCCTATGCGAGCCAGGAAGTCCCGGAAGTTCCGCATGAAGCCCACGACGAAAGGCTCGATTACGTGCTAACGGAAAACGAGTTGATTGACTGCCGGGCTCAGCTTTAG
- a CDS encoding metallophosphoesterase yields MRLLFVGDVVGRAGRAVLMEELPKLRLAWGLDCVVVNGENAAGGFGITETICAEFVAAGADCVTLGNHAFDQREALVFIARQPRLIRPLNYPRGTPGSGANLIETATGARVLVINLMGRIFMDALDDPFAAIERELCACPLGAGCDALVVDFHAEASSEKQAFAHFVDGRVSLVAGTHTHVPTADYQILPQGTAYVTDAGMTGDYDSVIGMEKEEPIRRFTTKLPASRFEPASGTATLCGLAVELDARGLAVKIAPVRIGGRLSQARPQFWDSVEKVPVP; encoded by the coding sequence ATGCGTCTTCTTTTCGTCGGCGACGTCGTCGGCCGTGCCGGCCGCGCCGTTCTCATGGAAGAATTGCCCAAATTGCGCCTCGCCTGGGGGCTCGACTGCGTGGTCGTCAATGGCGAAAACGCGGCCGGAGGTTTTGGAATCACCGAGACCATTTGTGCCGAGTTTGTCGCCGCGGGTGCCGATTGCGTAACTCTCGGCAATCATGCCTTCGACCAGCGCGAGGCGCTCGTCTTTATCGCGCGCCAGCCGCGCCTGATCCGGCCGCTCAACTATCCGCGCGGGACGCCGGGCAGCGGCGCCAATCTGATCGAGACCGCGACCGGCGCCCGTGTGCTCGTTATCAATCTGATGGGCCGCATCTTCATGGACGCGCTGGACGATCCCTTTGCGGCGATTGAGCGTGAATTATGCGCCTGCCCGCTTGGAGCCGGCTGCGATGCCTTGGTTGTCGATTTCCATGCCGAGGCGTCGAGCGAAAAACAGGCTTTCGCACATTTCGTCGATGGGCGAGTCTCCCTTGTCGCGGGAACCCACACGCATGTTCCCACTGCCGACTACCAGATCCTGCCGCAAGGCACCGCGTATGTGACCGACGCCGGAATGACCGGCGATTATGATTCGGTCATCGGCATGGAAAAAGAGGAGCCGATCCGGCGATTCACGACCAAGCTGCCGGCCTCGCGGTTCGAGCCGGCCTCCGGTACGGCGACCCTTTGCGGCCTCGCTGTCGAACTCGACGCCAGGGGTCTCGCGGTCAAGATCGCGCCCGTGCGGATCGGCGGCAGGCTGTCTCAGGCACGGCCGCAATTTTGGGACTCGGTTGAAAAAGTGCCGGTGCCGTGA
- a CDS encoding helicase: MAEEWMTIEETARYLQLGKTALYALARERTLPSNKVGSKWLFSKRDLDAWVRSNIPLEQFFLKTPAHIEENMQLREPQVEAYRALYEYFKSGKQTAIIQIPVGCGKSGIAAIAPFGIAKGRVLVIAPNLTIKEGLFESLDVTNRQKCFWRRRGVLTDDAMIGGPFATTLDTGNLSVCEKSHFVVSNVQQLSTNPEKWLRQFPNDFFDMLIVDEAHHSPAESWRKVREHFGAARVINMTATPFRGDAQEIEGDQVYRYPFKKATFKGYIKRVTASYAAPSELEFTAHGETKTYTLDEVLVMKDKDWFSRGIALSEPCNQTIVDNSLQRLEQLRETGTAHQLIAVACSVNHARSIVRLYQARGFNADLISSEMDEDKKADVKRRLTSGELDCIVQVQMLGEGFDHPKLSVAAIFRPFRTLAPYIQFVGRILRAVVQNSPGHPDNYGHVVTHAGMNLDERLREFKLFESDDQKFWEDVIGGKEPEPPADVKSGEARMKLSEPAVVNYEIVDSLIEEQFTSAEQEDIIKELRERLELLGLDPEQAEAIVLAKSSTRTTSKAAQPFQVLPQREWEAKKKGLNEQVNRAANLLINRLGINRGGRDLISLGVAATNNFVACVTLINKDLKKRYPKPRKEWATEEFVAAEADLEDVLNALTRRYKGLLSGKAKG, translated from the coding sequence ATGGCCGAAGAATGGATGACGATCGAGGAAACTGCGCGATACCTGCAGCTTGGGAAAACGGCGCTATACGCCCTGGCAAGGGAGCGAACGCTCCCGTCCAACAAAGTTGGCAGCAAGTGGCTTTTCAGTAAGCGCGATTTGGACGCATGGGTTCGCTCGAATATTCCTCTTGAGCAATTCTTTCTGAAGACGCCGGCTCATATCGAAGAGAACATGCAACTTCGTGAGCCCCAAGTAGAGGCCTATAGGGCGCTGTACGAATATTTTAAGTCCGGCAAGCAGACCGCCATCATCCAGATCCCGGTCGGTTGTGGCAAGTCCGGGATCGCGGCGATCGCGCCTTTTGGCATCGCGAAAGGAAGAGTGCTGGTGATCGCGCCCAACCTCACAATCAAGGAAGGATTGTTCGAGTCCCTGGATGTCACCAATCGGCAAAAATGTTTCTGGCGTAGACGCGGCGTTCTCACGGACGACGCTATGATCGGCGGACCTTTTGCTACGACGCTCGACACCGGGAATCTATCGGTCTGCGAGAAGTCGCATTTCGTCGTCTCGAACGTCCAACAACTCTCAACTAACCCAGAAAAGTGGCTGCGTCAGTTCCCGAACGATTTTTTCGACATGCTCATCGTCGATGAGGCGCATCACTCGCCGGCGGAAAGCTGGCGGAAGGTGCGGGAGCATTTCGGTGCCGCTCGTGTCATCAACATGACCGCAACACCGTTCCGGGGGGATGCTCAAGAGATCGAAGGCGATCAGGTCTATCGCTATCCGTTTAAGAAAGCGACCTTCAAAGGCTATATCAAGCGTGTGACTGCATCTTACGCAGCGCCCAGCGAGCTTGAATTCACCGCACATGGCGAGACAAAAACGTATACGCTCGACGAAGTCTTGGTCATGAAGGATAAAGACTGGTTCAGTCGAGGCATTGCTCTTTCCGAGCCATGCAACCAGACTATCGTGGATAATAGCCTGCAAAGACTGGAACAGCTGCGAGAGACTGGAACAGCCCATCAGCTAATCGCGGTCGCCTGCAGTGTGAATCATGCTCGATCGATCGTTCGGTTGTACCAAGCGCGCGGCTTCAACGCTGATCTTATTTCCAGCGAGATGGATGAGGACAAGAAGGCCGACGTGAAGCGCCGCCTTACGAGCGGTGAACTCGACTGTATTGTGCAGGTTCAAATGCTTGGTGAAGGCTTCGATCACCCCAAGCTCAGCGTCGCCGCAATCTTCCGGCCGTTCCGCACACTCGCACCCTATATCCAGTTCGTCGGACGAATTCTGCGGGCCGTAGTCCAGAATAGCCCGGGCCATCCGGATAACTATGGGCACGTCGTAACGCACGCCGGCATGAATCTCGATGAGAGGCTTCGCGAGTTCAAGTTGTTTGAAAGCGACGATCAGAAATTCTGGGAGGACGTGATTGGGGGAAAGGAGCCGGAGCCCCCTGCCGATGTGAAGAGCGGCGAGGCACGAATGAAGCTATCCGAACCGGCCGTGGTGAATTACGAGATCGTAGACTCGCTGATTGAGGAACAGTTCACTTCAGCTGAACAGGAAGACATTATCAAGGAACTTCGGGAGAGGCTCGAACTCCTCGGCCTCGATCCTGAGCAGGCGGAGGCGATCGTCCTCGCAAAGTCAAGCACAAGGACAACGTCCAAGGCGGCGCAACCTTTCCAAGTTCTCCCCCAACGAGAATGGGAGGCGAAGAAAAAGGGGCTAAACGAGCAGGTCAACAGAGCGGCCAATCTCCTGATCAACAGGCTTGGTATCAACCGAGGCGGTCGTGACCTGATCAGTCTGGGCGTCGCTGCTACAAACAATTTCGTAGCTTGTGTCACGCTCATCAACAAGGATCTCAAGAAGAGATATCCGAAGCCACGAAAAGAGTGGGCCACAGAGGAATTTGTAGCGGCCGAAGCTGATCTGGAAGACGTCCTCAACGCACTAACGCGTCGATACAAGGGGCTGCTGAGTGGCAAAGCCAAAGGGTAA
- a CDS encoding diaminopimelate epimerase — MSALANRSVTKMNGIGNEIVILDLRGSGLTVSGAEARAIWRGKGLAFDQLMVLHEPRSKGTDAFMTIYNRDGSQAEACGNGTRCVAFALTRETTREKLVLETAAARLECRRIGERIFSVDMGQPRLAWNEIPLRDPVPDTRKIELPTHAITATLPSFAAVNMGNPHAIFWVDDIEPYDLEKLGPLLETHPIFPERANISLAHVTSRERIELKVWERGVGLTLACGSAACAALVAAARLGLTERHATVSLPGGDLDIEWRETDDHVVMAGLVELEFEARLDPVLFKDIAA, encoded by the coding sequence ATGAGCGCCCTGGCGAATAGATCCGTCACGAAGATGAACGGAATAGGTAACGAGATCGTAATTCTCGATCTGCGCGGGAGCGGCCTGACTGTCAGCGGCGCCGAGGCGCGTGCGATCTGGCGGGGGAAAGGCCTCGCCTTCGATCAGCTTATGGTCCTGCACGAACCCCGCTCGAAAGGGACGGATGCGTTCATGACGATCTACAACCGCGACGGTTCGCAAGCCGAGGCATGCGGCAATGGCACGCGCTGCGTCGCCTTTGCCTTGACCCGTGAAACGACGCGGGAAAAACTTGTTCTTGAAACAGCCGCCGCGCGGCTCGAATGTCGGCGGATTGGCGAACGCATCTTTAGCGTTGACATGGGTCAACCGCGTTTGGCCTGGAATGAAATTCCATTGCGCGATCCCGTTCCCGATACGCGCAAAATAGAATTGCCGACACATGCAATCACTGCGACTTTGCCTTCGTTCGCAGCCGTCAACATGGGAAATCCGCATGCGATTTTTTGGGTCGACGACATCGAGCCCTATGATCTCGAAAAGCTCGGCCCCTTGCTTGAGACCCATCCGATTTTTCCCGAGCGCGCCAATATCTCCCTCGCCCATGTGACATCGCGCGAACGGATCGAACTCAAGGTTTGGGAACGCGGCGTCGGCTTGACCCTCGCCTGCGGATCGGCTGCCTGTGCGGCGCTGGTCGCCGCGGCGCGCCTTGGTCTTACGGAGCGTCATGCGACAGTCAGCCTGCCCGGCGGCGATCTCGATATTGAATGGCGGGAGACGGATGACCATGTCGTGATGGCCGGCCTGGTCGAGCTTGAATTCGAGGCGCGGCTCGATCCGGTTCTGTTCAAGGACATTGCGGCGTGA
- a CDS encoding tRNA (N(6)-L-threonylcarbamoyladenosine(37)-C(2))-methylthiotransferase MtaB gives MTHFCRPPDDVEVVTFGCRLNLVESEAMRRAALGQGKRGVVIVNTCAVTAEAERQARQAIRRIKRERPAAEIVVTGCAAQINPALFASMPEVFRVIGNSEKADPAIWAEAGEEVRVAVSDIMSAEAAPKALTEGVEDHTRAFLAVQTGCDHRCSFCIIPFGRGRSRSVPETEVIDAARRLTANGFREIVLTGVDLTSYGIDLEGAPALGHLVQSILRAVPSLQRLRLSSIDCIEADAALIGAFADEPRLMPHLHLSLQAGDDLTLKRMKRRHRRADALRLCGELRRLRPDIVFGADLIAGFPTETEAMFQNTVALVDQCGLTHLHVFPFSARVGTAAAKMPPVAPEVVKERAKRLREAGDLALRRHLDTQIGKLLPVLTERGGMARTEDFTRVRLKDQPPSRIIAARMTGNDGTALIGMPCHLPG, from the coding sequence GTGACGCATTTTTGCCGGCCTCCGGACGACGTTGAAGTCGTGACCTTCGGCTGCCGGCTCAATCTTGTCGAGTCCGAAGCGATGCGACGCGCGGCGCTAGGCCAGGGGAAGCGTGGTGTCGTGATCGTCAACACCTGTGCGGTGACTGCGGAAGCCGAGAGGCAGGCGCGCCAGGCGATTCGCCGCATCAAGCGCGAGCGGCCGGCAGCCGAAATTGTCGTCACAGGTTGCGCCGCCCAAATCAACCCGGCCCTGTTCGCATCGATGCCGGAAGTATTTCGAGTCATCGGAAATAGCGAAAAGGCCGATCCGGCCATTTGGGCGGAAGCAGGTGAGGAAGTCCGGGTCGCTGTCTCGGACATTATGTCGGCGGAGGCGGCGCCAAAGGCGCTCACCGAAGGTGTCGAGGATCATACGCGCGCATTTCTGGCGGTGCAGACGGGTTGCGATCACCGTTGCAGCTTTTGCATCATCCCGTTCGGGCGCGGCCGTTCCCGCTCGGTCCCGGAGACGGAGGTTATCGACGCGGCGCGCCGGCTGACCGCAAACGGTTTTCGTGAGATCGTTTTGACCGGCGTCGATCTCACCTCCTATGGCATCGATCTCGAAGGCGCCCCGGCGCTCGGGCACCTCGTCCAGTCGATTTTGCGCGCGGTGCCAAGCCTTCAGCGGCTGCGGCTTTCCTCGATCGACTGTATCGAGGCGGATGCCGCGCTCATCGGGGCGTTCGCGGACGAGCCGCGTCTTATGCCCCATCTCCATCTCTCGCTCCAGGCCGGCGACGATCTGACCCTGAAGCGCATGAAGCGGCGTCATCGCCGTGCCGATGCGCTGCGGTTATGTGGTGAATTACGCCGGCTGCGGCCGGATATTGTTTTCGGTGCCGATCTGATCGCCGGATTTCCGACCGAGACCGAAGCGATGTTCCAAAATACGGTCGCGCTGGTCGATCAGTGCGGCCTAACCCATCTTCACGTTTTTCCATTTTCCGCCCGCGTCGGCACCGCGGCCGCGAAAATGCCTCCGGTCGCCCCGGAAGTTGTGAAGGAAAGGGCCAAGCGTCTGCGCGAGGCCGGGGATCTGGCGCTGCGCCGCCATCTCGACACGCAAATCGGCAAGCTCTTGCCGGTGCTGACGGAGAGGGGCGGCATGGCCAGGACGGAGGATTTCACGCGGGTGAGGCTGAAAGACCAGCCGCCCTCCCGTATCATCGCGGCCCGGATGACGGGCAACGACGGCACGGCGCTCATTGGCATGCCATGCCATCTGCCGGGCTGA
- a CDS encoding histidine kinase yields MPSLIRFFVIVGILAGIVYGCMVALVTFVEPQPREMSQSVPAARLNK; encoded by the coding sequence GTGCCATCACTCATTCGGTTTTTTGTCATCGTCGGCATCCTGGCAGGAATCGTCTACGGGTGCATGGTCGCACTCGTGACCTTTGTCGAACCGCAGCCGCGCGAGATGAGCCAATCGGTTCCTGCGGCGCGGCTGAACAAATAG
- a CDS encoding AraC family transcriptional regulator produces MRIGNIARLLGAEILFGLLLTVLVLQPTPSVAQTRGQGPAADHSTPAAPAPDGKSAPDAAPPTEPESKAAPGVPNDASAVTLEMNARPVAMIDEKAEWANGFKSVMSAIDKVQAAVKKANLVASGRPFALFLATDDTSFQFEAMVPLTEKPDSKIELSDGVKIGESPTGKAIKFLHRGAYDDIDSTYDLITAFLDEKGLESQNRFIEEYLTDTKEPDDANLEADIYVFLK; encoded by the coding sequence ATGAGGATTGGCAACATCGCCCGTTTGCTGGGCGCCGAAATTCTGTTTGGCTTACTTCTCACGGTTTTGGTCCTGCAGCCGACGCCGTCTGTTGCCCAAACGCGCGGTCAGGGTCCGGCCGCCGACCATTCCACGCCAGCGGCGCCAGCGCCCGACGGGAAAAGCGCACCCGACGCGGCTCCCCCCACCGAACCCGAGTCAAAAGCCGCTCCCGGAGTGCCGAACGATGCCTCGGCCGTGACGCTTGAAATGAACGCCCGGCCCGTGGCCATGATCGACGAAAAAGCGGAATGGGCGAATGGCTTCAAGTCAGTGATGAGTGCAATCGACAAGGTGCAGGCCGCGGTCAAGAAAGCCAACCTCGTCGCATCCGGGCGCCCCTTTGCCTTGTTCTTGGCGACCGACGATACGAGCTTCCAATTCGAGGCGATGGTGCCGCTTACCGAAAAGCCCGACAGCAAAATCGAATTGAGCGACGGCGTGAAAATCGGAGAATCGCCCACCGGCAAAGCGATCAAGTTCCTGCACCGCGGAGCTTATGACGATATCGATTCGACCTATGATCTCATCACCGCGTTCCTCGATGAAAAGGGCCTCGAATCGCAAAATCGCTTCATCGAGGAATATCTGACCGATACGAAAGAACCCGACGACGCGAACCTCGAAGCCGATATTTACGTTTTCCTCAAATAG